One Acanthopagrus latus isolate v.2019 chromosome 12, fAcaLat1.1, whole genome shotgun sequence genomic region harbors:
- the dgcr2 gene encoding integral membrane protein DGCR2/IDD isoform X4, which translates to MGCVAEEQRCSPGQFACRSGKMQCIPMSWQCDGWTACEDKSDEMDCPPIKEERFRFGNGYDQVEDVIGVAQPVRFNKKCPSGWHHYEKTASCYKVYLRNENYWQAVDTCQKVNGSLATFVTNEELQFILKIEVDFDEKVCERRDQCKFWVGYQYVITNQNHSLEGRWEVAYKGSMQVFLPPEGLTNFGEASPTQDNVFCAQLQRFQIKSMNERGLHSWHAENCYKKFPFLCKRRQTCVDIKDNVVNEGYYFTPKGDDPCLSCTCHDGEPEMCVAALCERPQGCQHFRKDPKECCKFTCLDPDGNSLFDSMASGMRLIVSCISSFLILSLLLFMVHRLRQRRRERIETLIGGNLHHFNLGRRVPGFDYGPDAFGTGLTPLHLSDDGEGGAFHFQEPPPPYAAYKYPDIQHPDDPPPPYEASINPDSLLYVDLGHSGVSMVPSQMNAMVDGLQADIPNASGPVPDPVPCSQEREDSIDSSTLLVGPDTPTDGHAPGSIPADSLSTVV; encoded by the exons ATGGGCTGTGTTGCTGAag agcagcgctgcagccCCGGGCAGTTCGCCTGCCGCAGTGGGAAGATGCAATGTATCCCAATGTCCTGGCAGTGCGACGGCTGGACAGCATGCGAGGACAAGAGTGACGAGATGGACTGTCCCC ctatAAAAGAGGAGAGGTTTCGTTTCGGCAATGGATACGACCAGGTGGAAGACGTCATTGGTGTGGCTCAGCCTGTGCGCTTCAACA AGAAATGCCCCAGTGGGTGGCACCACTACGAAAAAACGGCCAGCTGCTACAAAGTGTACCTGAGGAATGAGAACTACTGGCAGGCCGTGGATACTTGTCAGAAAGTCAACGGCTCCCTGGCTACTTTTGTCACCAACGAAGAGCTGCAGTTCATACTGAAGATCGAGGTGGATTTTGACGAGAAAGTCTGCGAGCGCAGAGACCAGTGCAA GTTTTGGGTTGGCTACCAGTATGTGATCACCAATCAGAACCACTCCCTGGAGGGCCGCTGGGAGGTAGCGTACAAAG GGTCGATGCAGGTGTTTCTGCCACCTGAGGGTCTGACCAACTTTGGGGAGGCGTCTCCCACCCAGGACAACGTCTTCTGTGCTCAGCTGCAGCGCTTTCAGATTAAAAGCATGAATGAACGAGGCCTTCACAGCTGGCACGCTGAGAACTGCTACAAGAAGTTCCCCTTTCTCTGCAAGAGGA GGCAAACATGTGTGGACATAAAGGACAATGTTGTAAACGAGGGCTACTACTTCACCCCTAAAGGAGACGACCCGTGTCTGAGCTGCACGTGTCATGATGGCGAGCCTGAGATGTGCGTGGCCGCGCTGTGTGAGCGTCCGCAGGGCTGCCAGCACTTCCGCAAGGATCCCAAAGAGTGCTGCAAGTTCACCTGCCTGGACCCAG ATGGAAACAGCCTGTTTGACTCTATGGCCAGCGGGATGAGGCTGATCGTCAGCTGTATTTCGtccttcctcatcctctccctgctgctcttcATGGTGCACAGACTCCGCCAGAGGAGACGTGAACGCATTGAAACTCTGATCGGAGGAAACT TGCACCACTTTAACCTTGGAAGACGAGTCCCAGGCTTCGACTACGGCCCTGACGCCTTCGGCACCGGCCTCACTCCCCTGCATCTGTCTGATGACGGAGAGGGAGGCGCTTTCCATTTTCAGGAGCCTCCCCCGCCGTACGCCGCCTACAAATACCCCGACATCCAGCATCCCGACGACCCGCCTCCTCCGTACGAAGCCTCCATCAACCCAGACAGCCTCCTCTATGTGGACCTCG GACACAGCGGGGTCTCCATGGTGCCGAGCCAGATGAACGCCATGGTAGATGGGCTGCAGGCTGATATTCCCAACGCCTCCGGTCCAGTGCCAGACCCTGTGCCATGCTCTCAGGAGAGGGAAGACTCCATAGATAGCAGCACCCTCCTGGTGGGGCCCGACACCCCGACAGATGGCCACGCCCCGGGCTCCATCCCCGCAGACTCCCTCAGCACCGTGGTATAG
- the dgcr2 gene encoding integral membrane protein DGCR2/IDD isoform X3 — MLPKADSSSFVLFSLLFVLTLTDPPRTEQRCSPGQFACRSGKMQCIPMSWQCDGWTACEDKSDEMDCPPIKEERFRFGNGYDQVEDVIGVAQPVRFNKKCPSGWHHYEKTASCYKVYLRNENYWQAVDTCQKVNGSLATFVTNEELQFILKIEVDFDEKVCERRDQCKFWVGYQYVITNQNHSLEGRWEVAYKGSMQVFLPPEGLTNFGEASPTQDNVFCAQLQRFQIKSMNERGLHSWHAENCYKKFPFLCKRRQTCVDIKDNVVNEGYYFTPKGDDPCLSCTCHDGEPEMCVAALCERPQGCQHFRKDPKECCKFTCLDPDGNSLFDSMASGMRLIVSCISSFLILSLLLFMVHRLRQRRRERIETLIGGNLHHFNLGRRVPGFDYGPDAFGTGLTPLHLSDDGEGGAFHFQEPPPPYAAYKYPDIQHPDDPPPPYEASINPDSLLYVDLGHSGVSMVPSQMNAMVDGLQADIPNASGPVPDPVPCSQEREDSIDSSTLLVGPDTPTDGHAPGSIPADSLSTVV; from the exons agcagcgctgcagccCCGGGCAGTTCGCCTGCCGCAGTGGGAAGATGCAATGTATCCCAATGTCCTGGCAGTGCGACGGCTGGACAGCATGCGAGGACAAGAGTGACGAGATGGACTGTCCCC ctatAAAAGAGGAGAGGTTTCGTTTCGGCAATGGATACGACCAGGTGGAAGACGTCATTGGTGTGGCTCAGCCTGTGCGCTTCAACA AGAAATGCCCCAGTGGGTGGCACCACTACGAAAAAACGGCCAGCTGCTACAAAGTGTACCTGAGGAATGAGAACTACTGGCAGGCCGTGGATACTTGTCAGAAAGTCAACGGCTCCCTGGCTACTTTTGTCACCAACGAAGAGCTGCAGTTCATACTGAAGATCGAGGTGGATTTTGACGAGAAAGTCTGCGAGCGCAGAGACCAGTGCAA GTTTTGGGTTGGCTACCAGTATGTGATCACCAATCAGAACCACTCCCTGGAGGGCCGCTGGGAGGTAGCGTACAAAG GGTCGATGCAGGTGTTTCTGCCACCTGAGGGTCTGACCAACTTTGGGGAGGCGTCTCCCACCCAGGACAACGTCTTCTGTGCTCAGCTGCAGCGCTTTCAGATTAAAAGCATGAATGAACGAGGCCTTCACAGCTGGCACGCTGAGAACTGCTACAAGAAGTTCCCCTTTCTCTGCAAGAGGA GGCAAACATGTGTGGACATAAAGGACAATGTTGTAAACGAGGGCTACTACTTCACCCCTAAAGGAGACGACCCGTGTCTGAGCTGCACGTGTCATGATGGCGAGCCTGAGATGTGCGTGGCCGCGCTGTGTGAGCGTCCGCAGGGCTGCCAGCACTTCCGCAAGGATCCCAAAGAGTGCTGCAAGTTCACCTGCCTGGACCCAG ATGGAAACAGCCTGTTTGACTCTATGGCCAGCGGGATGAGGCTGATCGTCAGCTGTATTTCGtccttcctcatcctctccctgctgctcttcATGGTGCACAGACTCCGCCAGAGGAGACGTGAACGCATTGAAACTCTGATCGGAGGAAACT TGCACCACTTTAACCTTGGAAGACGAGTCCCAGGCTTCGACTACGGCCCTGACGCCTTCGGCACCGGCCTCACTCCCCTGCATCTGTCTGATGACGGAGAGGGAGGCGCTTTCCATTTTCAGGAGCCTCCCCCGCCGTACGCCGCCTACAAATACCCCGACATCCAGCATCCCGACGACCCGCCTCCTCCGTACGAAGCCTCCATCAACCCAGACAGCCTCCTCTATGTGGACCTCG GACACAGCGGGGTCTCCATGGTGCCGAGCCAGATGAACGCCATGGTAGATGGGCTGCAGGCTGATATTCCCAACGCCTCCGGTCCAGTGCCAGACCCTGTGCCATGCTCTCAGGAGAGGGAAGACTCCATAGATAGCAGCACCCTCCTGGTGGGGCCCGACACCCCGACAGATGGCCACGCCCCGGGCTCCATCCCCGCAGACTCCCTCAGCACCGTGGTATAG
- the dgcr2 gene encoding integral membrane protein DGCR2/IDD isoform X1, with amino-acid sequence MLPKADSSSFVLFSLLFVLTLTDPPRTGPRLALARLLSEQRCSPGQFACRSGKMQCIPMSWQCDGWTACEDKSDEMDCPPIKEERFRFGNGYDQVEDVIGVAQPVRFNKKCPSGWHHYEKTASCYKVYLRNENYWQAVDTCQKVNGSLATFVTNEELQFILKIEVDFDEKVCERRDQCKFWVGYQYVITNQNHSLEGRWEVAYKGSMQVFLPPEGLTNFGEASPTQDNVFCAQLQRFQIKSMNERGLHSWHAENCYKKFPFLCKRRQTCVDIKDNVVNEGYYFTPKGDDPCLSCTCHDGEPEMCVAALCERPQGCQHFRKDPKECCKFTCLDPDGNSLFDSMASGMRLIVSCISSFLILSLLLFMVHRLRQRRRERIETLIGGNLHHFNLGRRVPGFDYGPDAFGTGLTPLHLSDDGEGGAFHFQEPPPPYAAYKYPDIQHPDDPPPPYEASINPDSLLYVDLGHSGVSMVPSQMNAMVDGLQADIPNASGPVPDPVPCSQEREDSIDSSTLLVGPDTPTDGHAPGSIPADSLSTVV; translated from the exons GTCCGCGGCTAGCTCTGGCAAGATTATTGTCAG agcagcgctgcagccCCGGGCAGTTCGCCTGCCGCAGTGGGAAGATGCAATGTATCCCAATGTCCTGGCAGTGCGACGGCTGGACAGCATGCGAGGACAAGAGTGACGAGATGGACTGTCCCC ctatAAAAGAGGAGAGGTTTCGTTTCGGCAATGGATACGACCAGGTGGAAGACGTCATTGGTGTGGCTCAGCCTGTGCGCTTCAACA AGAAATGCCCCAGTGGGTGGCACCACTACGAAAAAACGGCCAGCTGCTACAAAGTGTACCTGAGGAATGAGAACTACTGGCAGGCCGTGGATACTTGTCAGAAAGTCAACGGCTCCCTGGCTACTTTTGTCACCAACGAAGAGCTGCAGTTCATACTGAAGATCGAGGTGGATTTTGACGAGAAAGTCTGCGAGCGCAGAGACCAGTGCAA GTTTTGGGTTGGCTACCAGTATGTGATCACCAATCAGAACCACTCCCTGGAGGGCCGCTGGGAGGTAGCGTACAAAG GGTCGATGCAGGTGTTTCTGCCACCTGAGGGTCTGACCAACTTTGGGGAGGCGTCTCCCACCCAGGACAACGTCTTCTGTGCTCAGCTGCAGCGCTTTCAGATTAAAAGCATGAATGAACGAGGCCTTCACAGCTGGCACGCTGAGAACTGCTACAAGAAGTTCCCCTTTCTCTGCAAGAGGA GGCAAACATGTGTGGACATAAAGGACAATGTTGTAAACGAGGGCTACTACTTCACCCCTAAAGGAGACGACCCGTGTCTGAGCTGCACGTGTCATGATGGCGAGCCTGAGATGTGCGTGGCCGCGCTGTGTGAGCGTCCGCAGGGCTGCCAGCACTTCCGCAAGGATCCCAAAGAGTGCTGCAAGTTCACCTGCCTGGACCCAG ATGGAAACAGCCTGTTTGACTCTATGGCCAGCGGGATGAGGCTGATCGTCAGCTGTATTTCGtccttcctcatcctctccctgctgctcttcATGGTGCACAGACTCCGCCAGAGGAGACGTGAACGCATTGAAACTCTGATCGGAGGAAACT TGCACCACTTTAACCTTGGAAGACGAGTCCCAGGCTTCGACTACGGCCCTGACGCCTTCGGCACCGGCCTCACTCCCCTGCATCTGTCTGATGACGGAGAGGGAGGCGCTTTCCATTTTCAGGAGCCTCCCCCGCCGTACGCCGCCTACAAATACCCCGACATCCAGCATCCCGACGACCCGCCTCCTCCGTACGAAGCCTCCATCAACCCAGACAGCCTCCTCTATGTGGACCTCG GACACAGCGGGGTCTCCATGGTGCCGAGCCAGATGAACGCCATGGTAGATGGGCTGCAGGCTGATATTCCCAACGCCTCCGGTCCAGTGCCAGACCCTGTGCCATGCTCTCAGGAGAGGGAAGACTCCATAGATAGCAGCACCCTCCTGGTGGGGCCCGACACCCCGACAGATGGCCACGCCCCGGGCTCCATCCCCGCAGACTCCCTCAGCACCGTGGTATAG
- the dgcr2 gene encoding integral membrane protein DGCR2/IDD isoform X2 gives MLPKADSSSFVLFSLLFVLTLTDPPRTGPRLALARLLSEQRCSPGQFACRSGKMQCIPMSWQCDGWTACEDKSDEMDCPPIKEERFRFGNGYDQVEDVIGVAQPVRFNKKCPSGWHHYEKTASCYKVYLRNENYWQAVDTCQKVNGSLATFVTNEELQFILKIEVDFDEKVCERRDQCKFWVGYQYVITNQNHSLEGRWEVAYKGSMQVFLPPEGLTNFGEASPTQDNVFCAQLQRFQIKSMNERGLHSWHAENCYKKFPFLCKRRQTCVDIKDNVVNEGYYFTPKGDDPCLSCTCHDGEPEMCVAALCERPQGCQHFRKDPKECCKFTCLDPGNSLFDSMASGMRLIVSCISSFLILSLLLFMVHRLRQRRRERIETLIGGNLHHFNLGRRVPGFDYGPDAFGTGLTPLHLSDDGEGGAFHFQEPPPPYAAYKYPDIQHPDDPPPPYEASINPDSLLYVDLGHSGVSMVPSQMNAMVDGLQADIPNASGPVPDPVPCSQEREDSIDSSTLLVGPDTPTDGHAPGSIPADSLSTVV, from the exons GTCCGCGGCTAGCTCTGGCAAGATTATTGTCAG agcagcgctgcagccCCGGGCAGTTCGCCTGCCGCAGTGGGAAGATGCAATGTATCCCAATGTCCTGGCAGTGCGACGGCTGGACAGCATGCGAGGACAAGAGTGACGAGATGGACTGTCCCC ctatAAAAGAGGAGAGGTTTCGTTTCGGCAATGGATACGACCAGGTGGAAGACGTCATTGGTGTGGCTCAGCCTGTGCGCTTCAACA AGAAATGCCCCAGTGGGTGGCACCACTACGAAAAAACGGCCAGCTGCTACAAAGTGTACCTGAGGAATGAGAACTACTGGCAGGCCGTGGATACTTGTCAGAAAGTCAACGGCTCCCTGGCTACTTTTGTCACCAACGAAGAGCTGCAGTTCATACTGAAGATCGAGGTGGATTTTGACGAGAAAGTCTGCGAGCGCAGAGACCAGTGCAA GTTTTGGGTTGGCTACCAGTATGTGATCACCAATCAGAACCACTCCCTGGAGGGCCGCTGGGAGGTAGCGTACAAAG GGTCGATGCAGGTGTTTCTGCCACCTGAGGGTCTGACCAACTTTGGGGAGGCGTCTCCCACCCAGGACAACGTCTTCTGTGCTCAGCTGCAGCGCTTTCAGATTAAAAGCATGAATGAACGAGGCCTTCACAGCTGGCACGCTGAGAACTGCTACAAGAAGTTCCCCTTTCTCTGCAAGAGGA GGCAAACATGTGTGGACATAAAGGACAATGTTGTAAACGAGGGCTACTACTTCACCCCTAAAGGAGACGACCCGTGTCTGAGCTGCACGTGTCATGATGGCGAGCCTGAGATGTGCGTGGCCGCGCTGTGTGAGCGTCCGCAGGGCTGCCAGCACTTCCGCAAGGATCCCAAAGAGTGCTGCAAGTTCACCTGCCTGGACCCAG GAAACAGCCTGTTTGACTCTATGGCCAGCGGGATGAGGCTGATCGTCAGCTGTATTTCGtccttcctcatcctctccctgctgctcttcATGGTGCACAGACTCCGCCAGAGGAGACGTGAACGCATTGAAACTCTGATCGGAGGAAACT TGCACCACTTTAACCTTGGAAGACGAGTCCCAGGCTTCGACTACGGCCCTGACGCCTTCGGCACCGGCCTCACTCCCCTGCATCTGTCTGATGACGGAGAGGGAGGCGCTTTCCATTTTCAGGAGCCTCCCCCGCCGTACGCCGCCTACAAATACCCCGACATCCAGCATCCCGACGACCCGCCTCCTCCGTACGAAGCCTCCATCAACCCAGACAGCCTCCTCTATGTGGACCTCG GACACAGCGGGGTCTCCATGGTGCCGAGCCAGATGAACGCCATGGTAGATGGGCTGCAGGCTGATATTCCCAACGCCTCCGGTCCAGTGCCAGACCCTGTGCCATGCTCTCAGGAGAGGGAAGACTCCATAGATAGCAGCACCCTCCTGGTGGGGCCCGACACCCCGACAGATGGCCACGCCCCGGGCTCCATCCCCGCAGACTCCCTCAGCACCGTGGTATAG